A portion of the Treponema rectale genome contains these proteins:
- a CDS encoding DUF72 domain-containing protein: protein MFKEDKMFPVLIGTSGYDYPEWKGVFYPQDLKRKDFLSYYATQFNALELNSTFYNMPTAERLYSFYQRSEGRIQFSIKANRLLTHETDSTWQTTAEDFKTALIPLEQKGCLSAVLFQMPESFHYTRDNRIYLANLIQKFEGFPVMIEFRHKEWIKDSVFEGLEKRNAGIVFCDMPRLKNLPDGTLTKTPFIGNKAYLRLHGRNASAWYAHAPKAQTSIVSTHANGAKATYAHAPKAQTSIISTHANGAKAMYAHAPKAQTSIISTHANGAKATSAAGESPGGSARYCYDYSENELTQFVPIINAAVREGKKVQVYFNNHPNGSGAKNGLKLKEMILKH from the coding sequence TTGTTTAAAGAAGATAAAATGTTCCCCGTCTTAATCGGTACCAGCGGATACGATTACCCTGAATGGAAGGGTGTTTTCTATCCCCAGGATTTAAAACGTAAAGATTTTCTCAGTTACTACGCCACACAGTTCAATGCCCTGGAACTGAACAGTACGTTTTACAACATGCCCACGGCAGAACGGCTTTATTCATTTTACCAGCGGAGTGAAGGCAGAATCCAGTTCAGCATAAAGGCAAACAGGCTTCTGACCCACGAAACAGATTCAACCTGGCAGACCACCGCTGAAGATTTCAAAACCGCTTTAATTCCGCTGGAGCAGAAAGGCTGTCTTTCTGCAGTGCTGTTCCAGATGCCGGAGAGTTTTCATTACACCAGAGATAACCGCATTTACCTTGCAAACTTGATTCAAAAGTTTGAAGGCTTTCCGGTGATGATAGAATTCCGTCACAAGGAATGGATAAAGGACAGCGTTTTTGAAGGGCTCGAAAAACGGAATGCAGGAATCGTGTTCTGTGACATGCCCCGGCTTAAAAACCTTCCGGATGGAACGCTGACAAAAACTCCCTTTATTGGAAACAAGGCTTATCTCCGGCTTCACGGGCGGAATGCCAGTGCCTGGTATGCGCATGCGCCAAAGGCGCAAACGTCAATAGTTTCCACTCATGCAAACGGCGCGAAAGCGACGTATGCGCATGCGCCGAAGGCGCAAACGTCAATAATTTCCACTCATGCAAACGGAGCGAAAGCGATGTATGCGCATGCGCCGAAGGCGCAAACGTCAATAATTTCCACTCATGCAAACGGCGCGAAAGCGACGTCTGCAGCAGGTGAATCTCCTGGCGGCAGTGCCCGATATTGCTATGATTATTCGGAAAATGAATTGACTCAGTTTGTTCCCATAATAAATGCGGCAGTACGGGAAGGGAAAAAAGTTCAGGTATACTTTAACAATCATCCCAACGGCAGTGGGGCTAAAAACGGACTGAAACTGAAAGAAATGATTTTAAAACATTAA
- a CDS encoding M48 family metallopeptidase gives MKITYVIQKSRRRSMSIQVADDRKIIVKVPLGTPTFVAENFIREKKDWITKQIEKVEKQSKLADFMGPLTEEDIRQIKKKARVIIPQRVEYYAKMADISYNRIFIRLQKSRWGSCSVDGNLNFNCLLVLMPPEILDSVVVHELCHRHHMNHSKEFYDEVLRIFPDYKRCNKWLKQNGGVYFKRIENFGFECHSNALAR, from the coding sequence ATGAAAATAACCTACGTAATCCAGAAATCACGACGACGATCAATGAGTATCCAGGTGGCAGATGACAGAAAAATCATCGTAAAAGTGCCGCTTGGAACGCCGACATTTGTTGCAGAAAACTTTATCCGCGAAAAAAAGGACTGGATTACAAAGCAGATCGAAAAGGTTGAAAAGCAGTCGAAACTGGCTGACTTCATGGGCCCTCTCACAGAAGAAGACATCAGACAAATCAAGAAAAAGGCGAGGGTAATAATTCCGCAAAGGGTAGAGTACTACGCCAAAATGGCAGACATTTCCTACAACCGCATCTTTATCCGCCTGCAGAAGTCACGCTGGGGAAGTTGTTCTGTAGACGGGAATCTCAATTTCAACTGTCTTCTGGTACTGATGCCGCCGGAAATTCTTGATAGTGTAGTAGTGCACGAACTCTGCCACCGCCACCACATGAATCACTCAAAAGAATTTTATGATGAAGTACTGCGGATTTTCCCGGATTATAAACGCTGCAATAAGTGGCTCAAGCAGAACGGGGGAGTTTATTTTAAGAGAATTGAAAACTTTGGATTTGAATGCCATTCAAACGCTCTAGCCAGATGA
- a CDS encoding DUF4160 domain-containing protein has product MPQVFKIGSYWVYFWADENEPLEPIHVHVAQGKPEKNATKIWITKSVRNS; this is encoded by the coding sequence ATGCCTCAGGTTTTTAAGATTGGTTCTTACTGGGTATATTTCTGGGCAGATGAAAATGAACCTCTTGAACCAATTCATGTTCATGTTGCACAAGGCAAGCCTGAAAAAAACGCAACAAAAATCTGGATTACAAAGTCCGTAAGAAATTCGTAA
- a CDS encoding Crp/Fnr family transcriptional regulator: MNILELIKHPLFTGLDEKSLPEALKLFESSEKSLKKGECIFKSGSITEVMGFVLEGRIQIESTDYWGNKTIIDNLGSGKVFGETYALTGKPLMVDVVAVEDSKIMLLKPKKLFLQDDNKINSILLQNILQISMNKNLHLSQRIFHTNAKTIRGRLLAYLSSCLPAKSPHAEFDIPYDRQQLADYLQVDRSALSAELSKMKTDGLIDYWKNHFRLLHLD, encoded by the coding sequence ATGAATATCCTTGAACTGATTAAACATCCTCTTTTTACCGGCCTTGATGAAAAAAGCCTGCCAGAGGCATTAAAGCTTTTTGAAAGTTCAGAAAAGTCTCTAAAGAAAGGGGAGTGTATTTTTAAATCAGGAAGCATAACAGAAGTAATGGGCTTTGTACTTGAAGGACGAATTCAAATAGAAAGCACAGATTATTGGGGAAATAAAACTATTATTGATAATCTTGGAAGCGGAAAGGTTTTCGGAGAGACTTATGCCTTAACAGGCAAACCTTTGATGGTAGATGTTGTTGCTGTTGAAGATTCCAAGATTATGCTCTTAAAACCTAAAAAGCTTTTTTTACAGGATGACAATAAAATCAATTCAATTTTGCTTCAAAATATTCTGCAGATCAGCATGAATAAAAATCTTCATCTTTCACAGCGGATCTTTCATACAAATGCTAAGACAATCAGAGGAAGACTTCTGGCATATCTTTCATCCTGCCTGCCTGCAAAAAGCCCCCATGCAGAATTTGATATTCCTTATGACAGGCAGCAACTTGCAGATTATTTACAGGTAGACCGTTCTGCTTTAAGTGCCGAACTCAGCAAAATGAAAACTGACGGCCTGATTGATTACTGGAAAAATCATTTTAGACTTTTACATCTGGATTAG
- a CDS encoding ATP-binding protein — MIRKIVKIDEEKCTGCGLCASACHENAIVMENGKAHLLRDDFCDGFGDCLPACPAGAITIEERESAEYNPQAVEMRKQILARQQEESPMPHPHSGGCPGSAMHTFNRSQASVSENEPSAKTSVQSELMQWPVQIKLLPVQAPFYENANLLIAADCTAYAYAAFHRDFIKNHITLVGCPKLDEGDYTEKLTAIISQNNIKSLTIVRMEVPCCGGLERAATDALKASGKFLPWRIVVISRDGEILE, encoded by the coding sequence ATGATTAGAAAGATTGTTAAGATTGATGAGGAAAAATGCACTGGCTGTGGTTTATGTGCTTCTGCCTGCCACGAAAATGCAATTGTTATGGAAAATGGAAAGGCTCATCTTTTACGTGATGATTTTTGTGATGGATTTGGAGACTGTCTTCCGGCCTGCCCTGCAGGTGCAATTACAATTGAAGAGAGGGAAAGTGCAGAATATAATCCGCAGGCAGTTGAAATGCGAAAGCAGATTCTTGCCCGGCAGCAGGAGGAAAGTCCGATGCCACATCCTCATTCCGGAGGCTGCCCTGGAAGTGCAATGCATACGTTTAATCGATCTCAGGCCTCAGTCTCAGAAAATGAACCCTCAGCGAAAACATCAGTACAAAGCGAACTGATGCAGTGGCCGGTTCAAATCAAACTGCTTCCTGTTCAGGCACCTTTTTATGAAAATGCAAATCTTCTGATTGCCGCTGACTGTACAGCCTATGCATACGCTGCTTTCCATAGGGATTTTATCAAGAATCACATTACGCTCGTCGGCTGTCCAAAACTAGATGAAGGCGACTACACAGAAAAGCTTACAGCGATTATAAGTCAGAACAATATAAAAAGCCTTACTATTGTGAGAATGGAAGTTCCCTGCTGCGGAGGACTTGAACGTGCTGCAACAGATGCCCTTAAAGCAAGTGGAAAATTCCTTCCCTGGCGAATTGTTGTAATCAGCCGGGATGGTGAGATTTTGGAATAA
- a CDS encoding DUF523 domain-containing protein: MKVIVSACLAGDNCKYNGGNNLDQKMMEFLQAHEIIKVCPEVLGGLPTPRPSAEIVDGNVMNTEGKNITKEFTLGAQKAFKTVQKENPDLIILQSRSPSCGIKQIYDGTFSGKKIPGHGLFANLCIKAGYKVLDIEDIDDYLSHN, from the coding sequence ATGAAAGTAATAGTCAGCGCCTGTCTTGCCGGGGACAACTGCAAATATAACGGCGGAAACAACCTCGATCAGAAAATGATGGAGTTTCTCCAGGCTCACGAAATAATAAAAGTCTGCCCTGAAGTTTTAGGCGGACTGCCAACCCCACGTCCTTCTGCAGAAATTGTAGACGGCAACGTTATGAACACTGAAGGGAAAAACATCACAAAAGAGTTTACCCTCGGTGCTCAAAAAGCTTTTAAAACTGTACAGAAAGAAAATCCTGATTTGATTATTCTCCAGAGTCGAAGTCCTTCATGTGGGATTAAGCAGATCTATGACGGGACTTTCTCTGGTAAGAAAATCCCTGGACATGGACTTTTTGCAAATCTCTGCATTAAGGCCGGATACAAGGTGCTGGATATTGAAGATATTGATGACTATTTATCACACAATTAA
- a CDS encoding helix-turn-helix domain-containing protein — MTVNVTVKFTANQKKILEEIKKKPFVTQEKLAEIIGITRKSIIENMKKLQNQKIIKRVGADKNGHWEII, encoded by the coding sequence GTGACTGTAAACGTTACTGTAAAATTCACTGCAAATCAGAAAAAGATTCTTGAAGAAATAAAGAAAAAACCGTTTGTAACACAGGAAAAATTAGCAGAGATTATTGGTATTACTCGCAAGAGCATAATTGAGAATATGAAGAAACTTCAGAATCAAAAAATTATTAAACGAGTTGGTGCCGACAAAAACGGGCATTGGGAAATTATATGA
- a CDS encoding very short patch repair endonuclease → MDVLSPENRHKNMSHIRSKNTKPEKQIRSALFKAGLRYRICDKRYPGKPDLIFPRYYAVVFINGCFWHAHEGCRYFVFPKSNQEFWKKKFESNKKRDADNLKYYQEQCWRVCFVWECAIRGKNSRQKIESVKDQIIQWLEEPEEPFLEIKEIPLQASL, encoded by the coding sequence ATGGATGTCCTTAGTCCTGAAAACCGCCATAAAAATATGTCTCATATCCGTTCTAAGAACACTAAACCCGAAAAACAGATTCGTTCTGCTTTATTTAAGGCCGGTTTACGTTATCGTATCTGTGATAAACGCTATCCTGGAAAACCTGACCTTATCTTCCCCCGATACTATGCAGTAGTTTTCATAAACGGCTGCTTCTGGCACGCTCACGAAGGCTGCCGTTATTTTGTTTTTCCAAAATCCAATCAGGAATTCTGGAAAAAGAAATTTGAATCCAACAAAAAGCGGGATGCAGACAACCTCAAATATTACCAGGAACAATGCTGGAGGGTTTGCTTTGTATGGGAATGCGCCATACGAGGTAAAAACTCCAGACAGAAAATTGAATCTGTCAAAGACCAGATTATTCAGTGGTTAGAAGAACCAGAGGAGCCTTTTCTTGAAATTAAGGAGATTCCTTTACAGGCCTCTCTTTAA
- a CDS encoding DEAD/DEAH box helicase: MTKFQKEMQDKIQLINTVEEQTYNSLKDFQKATVSRIDFHYRNKIKPQNRILVADEVGMGKTMIAKGTIAKVAKIRLEEEDPLFKVVYICSNQAIAKQNIKTLDILNTNPQVEDTRLSMQHLSVMQSETKPEVLDKYIQLIPLTPGTSFETSGGGNVNERALIYATLLYAEEFSEYKFNHELGKLLMLSCSPKTWRNQVTKKKEALKEVLKDYKKSDFRLDNCKYKKNYPYSIIAELRKDKIEIDSKTENLFDVILRTVKLINKNHCQLRSKCSKCADKNKCYRIQIITALRKAFARISTDMLNPDLIIMDEFQRFNTLIQIDNDSDAGMLAQRFLQEHYEDEKTRTRVLLLSATPYKLFSTMEELNDGSDDDPYKEFFTVMDFLFEKNKEEFQKVWKEYSDALQTAQANGFELLVNRKEIAENEMYKGVCRTERLSVMSGEDFIDVKGVKPEEYLKVTKEDIQSYIQAQTLIMECGKSQNVPVDYIKSCPYIMSFMENYVLKKNIKEACENEEKNIEAANKPLLWLKKKQIENYEELPEVNARLKMLKEEVFEQSAEMLLWCPPTKPYYELDGAFKNIKNFSKTLVFSSWEMVPKMISTLVSYEEERKIRSWKKENEKKYSAFSKHTGRLKLEIEKLGGKQLFSELYPSNYLASIYNPIECLNSNKTINEIKGELKSIISERLNTLKSYESTGDSNDWYVAVLFLLDSKEYVNDWLSTINASIQDIEIEESDDEPDEIIDDFDEGSDEPEKDSSEDISDSNKEKKDSDKRYKNCIAKVEKLFNNMNLGKQPEDLSDFLVNVAMGSFSTCYYRSCKNFRPYSDSNRELIKTPSYNATEFGRAFIRNFNTPEAMEVLDYVDQSNEEDDTGNYLSRVYRYCINGCFQGMLDEYIHLMYRGKDNFQEDIIKNLNMLDTATYEIDTFEAFKKEVTGKDKFRDSRIKMRSHFAVCFSKSTDKGTGDRKENLRNAFNSPLRPFVLASTSIGQEGLDFHNYCRKIMHWNLPSNPVDLEQREGRINRYKCLSIRQNVVELHGNLIFNKDKTVWDQMFEEAKEKENGGNFSELIPFWVFGKNQKIKIERIVPIYPMSSDITRYERLIKILSLYRMTLGQPRQEELLEYVFSNCDDSEIQKMKDLFINLSPWSKENKNSAVQ; the protein is encoded by the coding sequence ATGACAAAGTTTCAGAAAGAAATGCAGGATAAAATTCAATTAATAAATACAGTTGAAGAACAAACTTATAATTCGTTGAAGGATTTTCAAAAGGCAACGGTATCTCGCATAGATTTTCATTATAGGAATAAAATAAAACCTCAGAATAGAATTCTAGTTGCAGATGAAGTTGGCATGGGGAAAACCATGATAGCTAAGGGAACAATTGCCAAAGTTGCCAAAATTAGATTAGAAGAAGAGGATCCCCTTTTTAAGGTAGTGTATATATGTTCAAATCAGGCTATTGCAAAACAAAATATTAAAACTCTGGATATTTTAAATACAAATCCTCAGGTAGAAGATACAAGACTATCAATGCAGCACTTAAGTGTTATGCAATCAGAAACAAAACCCGAAGTTTTAGATAAATATATTCAATTAATTCCATTAACACCTGGAACATCGTTTGAAACTTCAGGTGGTGGTAATGTAAATGAAAGGGCATTGATTTATGCAACTTTATTATATGCAGAAGAGTTTAGTGAATATAAATTTAATCACGAATTAGGAAAATTATTAATGCTCTCGTGCTCTCCAAAGACATGGCGTAATCAAGTCACGAAAAAAAAGGAGGCATTGAAAGAAGTCCTTAAAGATTATAAAAAATCTGATTTTAGATTAGATAATTGTAAATATAAAAAAAATTATCCGTACTCAATTATTGCTGAGCTTCGTAAAGATAAAATAGAAATTGATTCCAAAACTGAAAATCTATTTGATGTAATATTACGAACAGTAAAGCTAATAAATAAGAATCATTGTCAATTACGCTCCAAGTGTTCTAAATGTGCAGACAAGAATAAGTGTTATCGTATTCAGATTATTACTGCTCTTAGAAAAGCATTTGCTCGAATAAGCACAGACATGCTCAATCCTGATTTAATTATAATGGATGAATTCCAGCGATTTAATACTCTTATTCAAATTGATAATGATAGTGATGCAGGTATGTTGGCGCAAAGATTCCTGCAAGAGCATTATGAAGACGAAAAAACGCGAACAAGAGTTCTTTTGTTATCAGCCACACCATATAAACTTTTTTCAACAATGGAAGAACTGAATGATGGCTCAGATGATGACCCCTATAAAGAGTTTTTTACGGTAATGGATTTCTTATTTGAAAAAAACAAAGAAGAATTCCAAAAAGTATGGAAAGAATATTCAGATGCTTTGCAAACTGCGCAGGCAAATGGTTTTGAATTACTTGTAAACAGAAAAGAAATCGCGGAAAATGAAATGTACAAAGGCGTATGTCGTACAGAGCGACTGTCTGTTATGTCTGGTGAAGATTTCATTGATGTAAAAGGTGTTAAGCCAGAAGAATATCTTAAAGTTACAAAAGAAGACATACAGTCTTATATACAGGCTCAAACATTAATAATGGAATGTGGTAAATCCCAGAATGTTCCAGTTGATTACATAAAAAGTTGCCCATACATTATGTCTTTTATGGAAAATTATGTTTTGAAGAAAAATATAAAGGAAGCCTGTGAAAATGAAGAAAAAAATATTGAAGCAGCAAACAAACCTTTACTTTGGCTAAAGAAGAAGCAAATTGAAAACTATGAAGAGCTTCCAGAAGTTAATGCTCGTTTAAAAATGTTAAAAGAAGAAGTATTTGAACAATCTGCTGAAATGCTTTTATGGTGTCCTCCAACTAAACCATATTATGAGCTTGATGGAGCCTTTAAAAATATAAAAAACTTTTCTAAAACTCTAGTATTTTCATCATGGGAAATGGTGCCTAAAATGATTAGTACATTAGTTTCTTATGAAGAAGAAAGAAAAATCCGTTCATGGAAAAAAGAGAATGAAAAAAAGTATTCAGCATTCAGTAAACATACAGGCAGATTAAAACTGGAAATTGAAAAGTTAGGAGGCAAACAACTCTTTTCGGAATTATATCCATCAAATTATTTGGCATCGATATACAATCCTATCGAATGTCTGAATTCAAATAAAACAATTAATGAAATAAAAGGTGAATTAAAGTCTATTATCTCTGAACGCTTGAATACTTTAAAATCATATGAATCAACTGGAGATAGTAATGACTGGTATGTTGCGGTGCTTTTTCTTTTAGATTCAAAAGAATATGTGAATGACTGGCTAAGTACAATAAATGCTTCTATACAAGATATAGAAATTGAAGAATCAGATGATGAACCTGATGAAATTATAGATGATTTTGATGAAGGCTCTGATGAACCTGAAAAAGATTCTTCTGAAGATATATCAGATTCTAACAAAGAAAAAAAGGATTCTGATAAGCGATATAAAAACTGCATAGCAAAAGTTGAAAAACTCTTTAATAATATGAATCTTGGTAAACAACCAGAAGATTTAAGTGATTTTTTGGTAAACGTTGCCATGGGGTCATTCTCAACTTGTTACTACCGTTCTTGTAAGAATTTCAGACCTTATTCAGATAGTAACAGAGAGCTTATAAAGACTCCATCGTATAATGCTACAGAATTTGGCCGTGCTTTCATCAGGAATTTTAATACTCCAGAAGCAATGGAAGTATTAGATTATGTAGATCAAAGTAACGAAGAAGACGATACAGGAAATTATTTGAGCAGAGTATATAGGTACTGTATTAATGGCTGTTTCCAAGGAATGCTGGATGAATATATACATCTAATGTATCGAGGAAAAGATAATTTTCAGGAAGATATTATCAAGAACCTAAATATGCTTGATACAGCAACTTATGAAATTGATACTTTTGAAGCATTTAAAAAAGAAGTTACGGGTAAAGATAAGTTTAGAGATTCAAGAATTAAAATGCGTTCTCATTTTGCCGTATGTTTTTCAAAATCTACAGATAAAGGAACTGGTGACCGTAAAGAAAATCTTCGTAACGCATTCAATTCTCCTTTGAGGCCTTTTGTTTTGGCCTCTACTTCAATCGGACAGGAAGGACTTGATTTCCATAATTATTGCAGAAAAATTATGCACTGGAACCTTCCAAGCAATCCGGTAGATTTGGAACAACGAGAAGGAAGAATAAATAGATATAAATGTCTTTCTATCCGTCAAAATGTTGTAGAACTTCATGGGAACCTTATCTTTAATAAAGATAAAACTGTTTGGGATCAAATGTTTGAAGAAGCCAAAGAAAAAGAAAATGGTGGAAACTTCTCAGAACTTATTCCATTCTGGGTTTTTGGTAAAAATCAAAAAATAAAGATAGAACGCATAGTTCCAATTTATCCTATGAGTTCAGATATTACTCGTTATGAACGTTTGATAAAGATTTTATCATTGTATCGTATGACTTTAGGTCAGCCTCGGCAGGAAGAGCTATTGGAATATGTCTTCTCAAATTGTGATGATTCAGAAATACAAAAAATGAAAGATTTGTTTATTAATTTGAGTCCTTGGAGTAAAGAAAATAAAAATAGTGCCGTTCAGTGA
- a CDS encoding phospholipase D-like domain-containing protein, producing the protein MLNPRNKSEHLIYGDILTPPSDFPVLEKAIATTYSLDISALVSCMVPLAFSDDVNSRLFQNKVSTLTALRNLSEKLVVFCDPGQIKTLKTRNQEFAILLEKMIIPVMLKQIGDIYPSFHPKMWLLQFSNEKKEHSYRLIVLSRNISYDRCYDISLVLESFTERRGKGATERSFKKTRAILDYLLYLKTVSEISQEQLKIIDELIKDMENEQVGFSIDNPIFDEDDWDIYPFYENTFRKDGKLFEKTILNNKEGYKKILVMSPFLSKETLTSLQKALLKKNSTEKRIKLITRQDSINGIDTDKLSDIDFYVLNPNAITGETSKINDDLEVEQEEQNKESISNEEKLHDIHAKIFLTESKDEKELFIGSANATNSAFKWNNELLIRLGTSHSSMTVDKFFKNLNTEKENMFVPAELHVAESEDSKNQKDIESAVRKISHIKAKGNVIKVEDKYSIKINFDSNPQIDGIKIMISPISTQIFKEITSEILFENLEVSNISEFYVLSAEKKDSNGAIRIERLIKIPTDNIPYDERDSLLINQIIKDKESFTEYVTLLLSSDSISTQLELNDLRQTSSAWKITNTQMPLYETLLKASVSNPQAVLSLQKDLELIKNPEVISEDFKQLYNEFKQAISE; encoded by the coding sequence ATGCTTAATCCCAGAAATAAATCAGAGCATCTTATTTATGGTGACATTTTAACACCTCCATCAGATTTTCCTGTTTTAGAAAAAGCTATAGCAACAACATACTCTCTGGATATTTCTGCATTAGTATCGTGTATGGTTCCTTTAGCATTTTCAGATGATGTAAACAGTCGCTTATTTCAGAATAAAGTAAGTACATTAACAGCATTACGAAATCTTTCTGAAAAACTTGTTGTATTTTGTGATCCGGGACAAATAAAAACCTTAAAAACAAGAAATCAGGAATTTGCCATTCTTCTTGAGAAAATGATTATTCCTGTAATGTTAAAACAAATTGGAGACATATATCCGTCTTTTCATCCAAAAATGTGGCTTCTTCAGTTTTCAAACGAGAAAAAGGAACACTCTTATCGTTTAATCGTTCTTAGTCGAAATATTTCTTATGACCGCTGCTATGATATCTCTTTGGTTCTAGAAAGTTTTACTGAACGAAGAGGAAAAGGAGCGACAGAACGAAGTTTTAAGAAAACAAGGGCAATATTGGATTATTTGCTTTATTTGAAAACAGTATCTGAAATATCTCAAGAACAATTAAAAATCATAGATGAACTAATAAAAGATATGGAAAATGAACAAGTAGGATTTAGTATTGATAATCCTATTTTTGATGAAGATGACTGGGATATCTATCCTTTTTATGAAAACACTTTCCGTAAAGATGGCAAATTATTTGAGAAAACGATTTTAAATAATAAAGAAGGATATAAAAAGATACTTGTTATGTCTCCCTTCTTATCAAAAGAAACTTTAACTTCTCTTCAAAAGGCTTTGTTAAAAAAGAATTCAACAGAAAAACGGATAAAACTAATTACAAGGCAGGACTCTATTAACGGAATAGATACAGACAAGTTATCTGATATCGATTTTTATGTACTTAATCCTAATGCAATTACTGGAGAAACTTCAAAAATAAATGATGATCTTGAAGTAGAACAAGAGGAACAAAATAAAGAAAGTATTTCCAATGAAGAAAAACTCCACGATATTCATGCAAAAATCTTTCTCACTGAATCAAAAGATGAAAAAGAATTATTTATTGGGTCAGCAAATGCAACAAATTCTGCTTTCAAATGGAATAATGAATTATTGATTAGATTAGGAACTTCACACAGCTCTATGACAGTAGATAAATTCTTTAAGAATTTAAATACAGAAAAAGAGAATATGTTTGTACCAGCAGAATTGCACGTGGCAGAATCTGAAGATTCAAAAAATCAGAAAGATATAGAATCAGCTGTTAGAAAGATTTCGCATATCAAAGCAAAAGGAAATGTTATTAAGGTAGAGGATAAATATTCTATTAAGATAAATTTTGATTCAAATCCTCAAATTGATGGTATAAAAATAATGATTAGTCCAATTTCAACTCAAATCTTTAAGGAAATAACATCAGAAATCTTGTTTGAAAATTTGGAGGTTTCAAATATATCTGAATTCTATGTATTATCAGCAGAAAAAAAAGATAGTAACGGTGCTATTCGCATAGAACGTCTTATTAAAATTCCTACAGATAATATTCCTTATGATGAAAGAGACAGTCTTCTTATAAATCAGATTATTAAAGACAAAGAATCTTTTACAGAATATGTAACTTTATTATTAAGTTCAGATTCTATTTCAACTCAATTGGAATTGAATGATTTAAGACAAACATCATCGGCTTGGAAGATAACTAATACGCAAATGCCTCTATATGAAACTTTATTAAAGGCAAGCGTTTCTAATCCTCAGGCAGTATTAAGTTTGCAGAAAGACCTAGAACTTATAAAAAATCCAGAAGTAATAAGTGAAGATTTTAAGCAGCTTTATAATGAATTCAAGCAGGCTATTTCGGAGTAG